A DNA window from Zingiber officinale cultivar Zhangliang chromosome 3A, Zo_v1.1, whole genome shotgun sequence contains the following coding sequences:
- the LOC122051167 gene encoding rRNA 2'-O-methyltransferase fibrillarin 1-like, with amino-acid sequence MRPPRGGGSFRGRSDGGGGRGRGRGFGGRGGGAEGRGGGRGRGGGRGGRGGSGRGGGRGGGMKGGSRVVVQPHRHDGVFLAKGKEDALCTKNMVSGESVYGEKRVSVQNEDGTKVEYRIWNPFRSKLAAAIIGGVDNIWIAPGTRVLYLGGASGTTVSHVSDIVGPTGVVYAVEFSHRSGRDLVNMAKKRTNVIPIIEDARHPARYRMLVGMVDVIFSDVAQPDQARILALNASYFLKNGGHFVISIKANCIDSTVPSEVVFAQEVKKLQAEQFKPSEQVTLEPFERDHACVVGGYRMLKKQKVASER; translated from the exons ATGAGGCCTCCAAGGG GCGGTGGTAGCTTCAGGGGCCGGAGCGATGGTGGAGGAGGGAGAGGCAGGGGGAGAGGATTCGGAGGTCGAGGCGGTGGGGCAGAAGGCCGTGGTGGTGGAAGGGGCCGTGGAGGCGGACGAGGAGGTAGGGGAGGAAGCGGCCGTGGTGGAGGCCGAGGCGGGGGTATGAAGGGCGGGAGCAGGGTTGTTGTCCAGCCACACCGGCATGATGGAGTTTTCCTGGCTAAAGGGAAAGAAGACGCGCTCTGCACGAAGAACATGGTCTCTGGTGAATCTGTTTATGGCGAGAAGCGAGTTTCTGTTCAG AATGAGGATGGGACTAAAGTTGAGTACAGGATATGGAATCCGTTCCGGTCAAAACTTGCAGCAGCTATAATTGGTGGCGTGGACAACATTTGGATT GCTCCTGGCACTCGTGTTCTGTATCTTGGTGGTGCATCAGGGACTACAGTGTCTCATGTTTCTGACATTGTTGGACCT ACAGGAGTTGTGTATGCTGTGGAATTCTCACATCGAAGTGGTAGAGATCTTGTAAATATGGCCAAAAAGCGTACTAATGTGATTCCCATAATAGAGGATGCTAGACATCCTGCTAGATATAGGATGTTGGTTGGCATGGTGGATGTTATTTTTTCAGATGTGGCTCAGcctgatcag GCAAGAATCTTGGCTCTGAATGCTTCATACTTCTTGAAGAATGGTGGACATTTTGTGATTTCAATTAAG GCCAACTGCATTGACTCCACTGTTCCTTCCGAGGTTGTTTTTGCCCAGGAAGTGAAAAAGCTCCAGGCAGAACAATTCAAACCTTCAGAGCAAGTCACTTTGGAACCATTTGAAAGGGACCATGCCTGTGTTGTTGGTGGCTATCGCATGCTTAAGAAACAGAAAGTCGCCTCTGAAAGATGA